The following proteins are co-located in the Vigna unguiculata cultivar IT97K-499-35 chromosome 9, ASM411807v1, whole genome shotgun sequence genome:
- the LOC114163250 gene encoding cell division cycle protein 48 homolog yields MADPTSSNPDDKGQPSLDSKSEKKDYSTAILERKKSPNRLIVDEAVNDDNSVVTLHPETMEKLQLFRGDTVLIKGKKRRDTVCIVLVDEHCDEPKIRMNKVVRANLRVRLGDVVSVNQCPDVKYGKRVHILPIDDTIEGVTGNLFDAYLKPYFLESYRPVRKGDLFLVRGGMRSVEFKVIETDPSEYCVVAPDTEIFCEGEPIKREDEERLNEVGYDDVGGVRKQMAQIRELVELPLRHPQLFKSIGVKPPKGILLYGPPGSGKTLIARAVANETGAFFFLINGPEIMSKLAGESESNLRKAFEEAEKNSPSIIFIDELDSIAPKREKTHGEVERRIVSQLLTLMDGLKTRSHVIVIGATNRPNSIDPALRRFGRFDREIDIGVPDEVGRLEVLRIHTKNMKLSDNVDLEKVARDTHGYVGADLAALCTEAALQCIREKMDVIDLEDETIDAEVLNSMAVTNEHFQTALTSSNPSALRETVVEVPNVSWDDIGGLENVKRELQETVQYPVEHPEKFEKFGMSPSKGVLFYGPPGCGKTLLAKAIANECQANFISVKGPELLTMWFGESEANVREIFDKARQSAPCVLFFDELDSIATQRGSSVGDAGGAADRVLNQLLTEMDGMTAKKTVFIIGATNRPDIIDPALLRPGRLDQLIYIPLPDQSSRLQIFKACLRKSPISKDVDLQALSSYTHGFSGADITEICQRACKYAIREDIEKGIEQERRKRENPEAMEEDEIVEVSEIKPAHFEESMKFARRSVSDADIRKYQLFAQTLQQSRGFGSEFRFSERNENTATGASDPFSSAAAEGDDDLYG; encoded by the exons ATGGCGGATCCAACCTCATCTAACCCTGATGATAAGGGTCAACCCTCTTTGGACTC GAAAAGTGAGAAGAAAGATTATTCCACAGCAATATTAGAACGCAAGAAATCTCCTAACCGACTTATTGTTGATGAAGCAGTCAACGATGATAATTCTGTGGTTACACTGCACCCTGAAACAATGGAGAAGCTTCAGTTATTCCGGGGAGACACTGTTCTGATAAAG GGAAAGAAGCGAAGGGACACAGTTTGTATTGTTCTGGTTGATGAACATTGTGATGAACCGAAAATTAGGATGAATAAGGTTGTTCGGGCAAACCTTAGAGTTAGACTCGGAGATGTTGTCTCTGTCAATCAATGTCCTGATGTGAAGTACGGAAAACGAGTTCACATCCTTCCAATTGATGACACCATTGAGGGTGTAACTGGCAACTTGTTTGATGCATATCTGAAGC CATACTTTCTGGAGTCATACAGGCCTGTGAGAAAAGGGGACTTGTTCCTTGTTAGGGGTGGAATGCGTAGTGTTGAGTTCAAGGTAATAGAGACTGATCCTAGTGAATACTGTGTGGTGGCACCTGATACTGAGATCTTCTGTGAGGGAGAGCCAATAAAAAGGGAAGATGAAGAGAGATTGAATGAAGTTGGTTATGATGATGTTGGTGGTGTTAGGAAGCAGATGGCTCAGATTCGTGAGCTTGTAGAACTTCCACTAAGACATCCACAACTGTTCAAATCAATTGGTGTTAAGCCCCCAAAGGGAATTTTGCTTTATGGACCACCTGGTTCTGGGAAGACTCTGATTGCAAGAGCAGTGGCTAATGAGACTGGTGCGTTCTTCTTTTTGATCAATGGACCAGAAATAATGTCAAAGCTGGCTGGTGAGAGTGAAAGCAATCTGAGGAAGGCATTTGAAGAAGCTGAAAAGAATTCCCCTTCTATCATTTTCATTGATGAACTAGACTCGATTGCTCCAAAGAGAGAAAAGACGCATGGTGAAGTGGAGAGGCGTATAGTTTCACAGCTTTTGACTCTTATGGATGGCCTCAAAACCCGATCACATGTGATAGTTATTGGAGCAACAAACAGACCCAATAGCATTGATCCTGCTCTGAGAAGATTCGGAAGGTTTGATAGGGAGATTGACATTGGTGTCCCAGATGAAGTTGGAAGGTTGGAGGTTCTTAGAATTCATACAAAGAACATGAAACTCTCAGACAAC GTTGATCTTGAAAAAGTTGCAAGAGACACTCACGGTTATGTCGGAGCAGATCTTGCTGCTCTTTGCACGGAGGCTGCACTACAGTGTATCCGGGAGAAAATGGATGTCATTGACTTAGAGGATGAAACAATTGATGCCGAGGTGTTGAATTCCATGGCTGTGACTAATGAACACTTTCAAACTGCTTTAACTTCTTCCAACCCTTCTGCTCTGCGTGAAACA GTAGTGGAGGTTCCAAATGTTTCGTGGGACGACATTGGAGGCTTGGAGAATGTGAAAAGGGAGCTTCAGGAG ACTGTTCAATACCCAGTGGAACATCCTGAGAAGTTTGAGAAATTTGGCATGTCACCTTCTAAAGGTGTTCTCTTTTATGGACCTCCCGGGTGTGGTAAAACCCTGCTAGCAAAAGCCATTGCTAATGAGTGCCAAGCCAACTTTATAAGTGTGAAGGGACCTGAGTTGCTCACAATGTGGTTTGGTGAAAGTGAGGCAAATGTTCGTGAGATATTTGACAAAGCCAGACAGTCAGCTCCTTGTGTGCTTTTCTTCGATGAACTTGACTCCATTGCAACCCAG CGAGGCAGTTCTGTGGGGGATGCTGGTGGTGCTGCAGATAGGGTGTTGAACCAACTGTTAACCGAAATGGATGGTATGACAGCGAAGAAAACAGTTTTCATCATTGGGGCAACAAACAGACCAGACATCATAGACCCTGCATTGCTCAGACCAGGACGTCTTGATCAATTGATTTACATCCCTTTACCCGACCAAAGTTCACgtcttcaaatcttcaaagcATGCCTCAGGAAGTCACCAATCTCAAAGGATGTTGATCTTCAAGCTCTTTCCAGTTATACTCATGGATTCAGTGGTGCAGACATAACAGAAATTTGCCAACGCGCATGCAAATATGCCATTAGGGAAGACATCGAAAAG GGTATTGAGcaggagagaagaaaaagagaaaatcctGAAGCCATGGAAGAAGATGAGATTGTTGAGGTGTCTGAGATAAAGCCTGCACACTTTGAGGAGTCTATGAAGTTTGCTCGGAGGAGTGTGAGTGATGCTGACATCAGAAAATACCAACTTTTTGCTCAGACATTGCAGCAGTCGCGAGGATTTGGATCTGAGTTTCGGTTTTCAGAACGAAATGAGAACACTGCAACAGGTGCCTCAGACCCTTTCTCATCTGCTGCAGCAGAGGGAGATGATGATTTGTATGGTTAG
- the LOC114164524 gene encoding cytochrome P450 71A1-like, whose protein sequence is MAPLQWLNQEFKSFLFFATIFMIVLLMKYHLGEKSRKRNRSNLPPSPSITPIIGNLHQLVTSPHIALQRLTQKYGPIIFLQLGQIPTVVVSSAKLAKEVLKTHDPALCSRPQLFSAKYLFYNCTDIAFAPYGAYWRHIRKICILQLLSAKRVLSYSSVREEEVARLVHRVEGSYPGTTDLSKMLGLYANDVLCRVAFGREFSEGGDYHRHGFQTMLDEYQELLGGFSVGDFFPSLEEFLHSLTGMKSRLEGTSRRFDQLFDQILYEHKGSNKVEEHKDLVDVLLEVQKNGSAEMPLTTDNIKAIILDMFAAGTDTTFITLDWAMTELLMNPHVMEKAQREVRSIMRERRVIAESDLAQMEYMRAIIKETFRLHPAVPVLVPRESMEDVVIEGYKIAAQTRFFVNVWAIGRDPESWEDPNAFKPERFLGSDVDYKGKDFELIPFGAGRRGCPAISFAIAVVELALAQLLHSFHWELPPGVTPKDLDLTDVFGISMHRKQHLHVVAKPYFL, encoded by the exons ATGGCTCCACTCCAATGGCTGAACCAAGAATTCAAATCATTCTTGTTCTTTGCAACCATTTTCATGATAGTCCTATTGATGAAATACCATCTTGGAGAAAAGTCGAGAAAGAGAAATAGGTCTAATCTCCCTCCAAGTCCTTCTATCACACCTATCATTGGCAATCTCCACCAGCTTGTAACCTCACCCCACATAGCTCTTCAAAGACTCACACAAAAGTATGGTCCCATAATTTTCCTACAACTAGGTCAAATCCCAACAGTGGTTGTCTCCTCAGCAAAACTTGCAAAGGAAGTGCTGAAAACCCATGACCCAGCACTCTGTAGCCGTCCACAACTTTTCTCAGCCAAATACCTCTTCTACAACTGCACAGACATTGCTTTCGCTCCTTACGGTGCTTATTGGAGGCACATAAGGAAAATTTGTATACTTCAGCTTCTGAGTGCCAAAAGGGTACTCTCATATAGTTCTGTTAGAGAAGAAGAAGTTGCTCGGCTAGTTCACAGGGTTGAAGGGTCTTATCCTGGAACAACCGATTTGTCTAAGATGCTGGGGCTCTATGCAAATGATGTCCTTTGCAGAGTTGCATTTGGAAGGGAGTTTTCAGAAGGAGGAGACTATCATCGACATGGGTTTCAAACGATGCTTGATGAGTATCAAGAACTGCTTGGAGGTTTCAGTGTTGGAGACTTTTTTCCTTCTTTGGAGGAGTTCTTACACAGTTTGACAGGTATGAAGTCAAGACTCGAAGGCACTTCTCGGAGGTTTGATCAACTCTTTGATCAGATACTGTATGAACACAAGGGTTCCAATAAAGTAGAAGAGCATAAAGACCTTGTAGATGTTTTGCTCGAGGTGCAGAAGAATGGCTCTGCTGAGATGCCTCTCACCACTGATAACATCAAGGCAATCATCTTG GACATGTTTGCTGCAGGAACTGATACCACCTTCATAACTCTTGATTGGGCGATGACAGAGCTGCTAATGAACCCACATGTTATGGAAAAAGCACAAAGGGAAGTTCGGAGCATCATGAGAGAGAGAAGAGTGATTGCAGAGAGTGATCTGGCTCAAATGGAGTACATGAGAGCTATCATCAAAGAGACATTCAGATTGCACCCTGCTGTTCCAGTGTTAGTCCCAAGAGAATCCATGGAAGATGTTGTGATAGAGGGGTACAAAATTGCAGCCCAGACAAGATTTTTTGTGAATGTTTGGGCAATAGGTAGGGACCCCGAAAGTTGGGAGGATCCAAATGCATTTAAACCAGAGAGGTTTTTAGGGAGTGATGTTGACTACAAAGGGAAGGATTTTGAGCTCATACCATTTGGGGCAGGTAGAAGAGGTTGTCCAGCTATTTCTTTTGCCATTGCTGTTGTTGAGCTTGCTCTGGCTCAACTTCTCCACAGTTTCCATTGGGAGCTTCCTCCTGGTGTTACACCCAAAGATTTGGACCTCACTGATGTGTTTGGCATTTCCATGCATAGAAAACAACATCTTCATGTGGTGGCTAAACCATACTTTCTTTGA